The following proteins are encoded in a genomic region of Fusarium oxysporum f. sp. lycopersici 4287 chromosome 1, whole genome shotgun sequence:
- a CDS encoding adenylyl-sulfate kinase: MATNITWHPSLSRKERNETRGQRGLTIWLTGLSASGKSTVATALEQHLLHLGVAAYRLDGDNVRFGLNKDLGFSEADRNENIRRISEVAKLFADSSTIAITSFISPYRADRKVARDLHEQATQGGDEPIPFVEVYVDVPLEVAEQRDPKGLYKKARAGEIKDFTGISAPYEEPENAEITIKTHENSVEECVAQIVQWLNEKGYLNKK; this comes from the exons ATGGCTAC CAACATCACCTGGCACCCTTCCTTATCGCGCAAGGAGCGCAACGAGACCCGTGGCCAGCGCGGTCTCACCATCTGGCTGACTGGTCTCTCTGCTTCTGGCAAGTCCACTGTCGCCACTGCGCTTGAGCAGCATCTCCTTCACCTCGGCGTCGCTGCCTACCGTCTCGACGGCGACAATGTCCGCTTCGGACTGAACAAGGACCTTGGCTTCTCCGAGGCTGACCGAAACGAGAACATTCGCCGCATCTCCGAAGTCGCCAAGCTCTTCGCCGACTCTTCGACCATCGCCATTACCTCTTTTATCTCTCCCTACCGAGCGGATCGCAAGGTCGCCCGTGATCTGCACGAGCAGGCCACACAGGGTGGCGATGAGCCAATCCCCTTCGTCGAAGTCTACGTTGATGTGCCCCTCGAAGTTGCCGAGCAGCGTGATCCCAAGGGTCTTTACAAGAAGGCTCGCGCTGGTGAGATCAAGGATTTCACCGGCATTTCTGCTCCGTACGAGGAGCCTGAGAACGCTGAGATTACTATCAAGACTCACGAGAACTCAGTTGAGGAGTGTGTTGCTCAGATTGTTCAGTGGCTCAATGAGAAGGGTTATCTCAACAAGAAATAG